In a single window of the Caulobacter soli genome:
- a CDS encoding DUF692 domain-containing protein, whose translation MAGRQPRAPRLGLPNLGDGVGLREPHFPHLMATPPADWGVDWFEVISENFLDHAGYAAHVLEVVAAHRPVVMHGVSLSIGGADPLDVIYLDKLAALADRIQPAWISDHLCWTGVAGINTHDLLPLPLTEAALAHVIDRVKAVQDRLGRPLILENPSSYLEFHASQMPEWEFLARLAEAADCGLLLDVNNVHVSAFNHGFDPMAYIAAIPAERIVQTHLAGPSDFGTHLMDTHDAPVPDAVWPLYAEVQARTGGVSTLLEWDANIPPWLDLLAELAKASAAREGWSPAEEAVRAHG comes from the coding sequence ATGGCCGGTCGCCAGCCCCGCGCGCCCCGCCTGGGCCTGCCCAACCTGGGCGACGGGGTGGGGCTGCGCGAGCCGCATTTCCCGCACTTGATGGCGACGCCCCCGGCCGACTGGGGCGTCGACTGGTTCGAGGTGATCAGCGAGAACTTCCTCGATCATGCGGGCTATGCCGCTCACGTGCTGGAGGTGGTGGCCGCCCATCGGCCGGTGGTGATGCACGGGGTGTCGTTGTCGATCGGCGGCGCCGACCCGCTGGACGTCATCTATCTGGACAAGCTGGCGGCCCTGGCCGACCGCATCCAGCCGGCCTGGATTTCGGACCATCTGTGCTGGACCGGGGTGGCGGGGATCAACACCCACGACCTGCTGCCTCTGCCACTGACGGAGGCCGCCCTGGCCCATGTGATCGATCGGGTGAAGGCCGTGCAGGACCGCCTGGGCCGGCCGCTGATCCTGGAGAACCCCAGCAGCTATCTGGAATTCCACGCCTCGCAGATGCCCGAATGGGAGTTCCTGGCCCGGCTGGCCGAGGCGGCCGACTGCGGCCTACTGCTGGACGTCAACAATGTCCATGTCAGCGCCTTCAACCATGGCTTCGATCCCATGGCCTATATCGCCGCCATTCCGGCCGAGCGGATCGTGCAGACCCATCTGGCCGGCCCCAGCGACTTTGGCACGCACCTGATGGACACCCACGACGCTCCGGTGCCCGACGCGGTCTGGCCGCTCTACGCCGAGGTGCAGGCGCGAACCGGCGGGGTCTCGACCCTGCTGGAATGGGACGCCAACATTCCCCCGTGGCTGGACCTGCTGGCCGAGTTGGCCAAGGCGAGCGCGGCGCGGGAGGGGTGGTCGCCCGCCGAGGAAGCGGTTCGCGCCCATGGTTGA
- a CDS encoding M10 family metallopeptidase C-terminal domain-containing protein — translation MPFSGQLWYITEGGDADTRLARINDDNTGGTVVVDNGVAGTGDDKFASSFTADIGVDTAAGFYFAINNNTINDHAVLLRGSIGSSAAPTAVVTFSTSLIVNTIEVDAFTHRIYVGVQDGAGTNGAITGIKVYSYDTAGTLTDLGFLTTADSDNRANVNGTLHLLDPQDFALDRSVVAGGRLFYSERLGSSSNALYRLDLTSPDTATNMIAASVFPTDGSNGRIIDVEVDESNHKVYFTTRSNAASPSGSYDANDNAVWWIDASATDGTPTKVTFSGMPANVFFGGDMTFDQSTRQLYVESEETTGSDTDDVIYVLQLNAAGTTATYIRSIFPSPAFTASGANIEGLTFTDLPVLTVSGNSTGATEQGATLTALTGAPTITDTDSGYLVSATVQITGGTFSSNENSTADDHLGYSGSKQITGTIAGTSITISWNAATETLTLTGYDTIANYQTAMAGLVYWATGDNPTNYGSNTSRTVTWTVSDGSPGVLAGSVNTTTSTINIAAVNDAPVNGTVSGATGNENADIAVTGLQISDADANPASATMTVTLSVTKGVLTLRTDVGSGLTAGAVSGNGTGTVTLTGTINAINATLAASNGLLFHGNTNVSGTDTLTVVTSDGGSTGSGGTLSDTDNYTITIIGVNDAPTVSGDGTESVTASNEDISPTTLANTVSAVFGGQYADGDGDAFAGVAVIANGSTAGTGQWQYWNGSTWVNIGATSTAAAVELAASTAIRFAPATDFNGPAPTLTVRLVDASSGAITTGAVVNTTTNGGSTAFSTGTVVLSHAVTAVNDAPTVINGSTVSLTSVAEDSAPGAGQTVSSLFASHFSDAKDTVSGGSSANAFTGIAVTGDAATAAQGVYQYFEGGTWHDLPAVSTSSAFILDASTLVRFVPAADYNGTAPSLTVSLIDDAAGAVTTGATADLTTTGGTTPYSASMTLNVVVTATNDAPVASGSATLTAVAEDAANPAGATVSSLFASHFSDIDGDSLGGVAITGNAATSQGTWQYSTDSGSNWSAVGSPALSAALVLPANALIRFLPAANYNGAVPALTAHLIDNSSAVSFSASTDISANGGATHYSGGAVDLTTSITAVNDAPVVPATATTVNGVEQAFSALLGGLTVSDLELDARNGGLGDYAGATFTVQRASPNASDLFGVLASGLFTVDAGTGDFQAGGLTFATSNQTGNVLTITFNSSGTAATTALVNDLIRHIAYENTSDAPPASVTLNYSLNDGGGQGTGGALSDSGSVIFNIAGSNDAPTGGASITGTAAEDQVLTAVSTLADPDGLGTLHYQWQRDVGGGYVNVGADQSTYTLGDGDIGGLIQVKIYYTDAGGTYEEAISTPTVAIVASNDTPTGVVSVTGTAAEDQVLTADTSTLADSDGLGTLHYDWQRDTGSGFVSIGAADQATYTLDDADVGATIQVVVRYTDGQGFSNTVTSGPSAAIAGVDDPHTGGASITGTATEDQVLTAVSTLADVDGLGTLHYDWQRDTGSGFVSTGAADQATYTLGDADVGATIQVVISYTDGQGFSETATSAATATITNVNDLPTGGISITGTTTEDQVLTANTSNLVDPDGLGTFHYQWTRGVGTDTVLVGSDQPTYTLTDADVGELIGVIVTYTDQRGAAEQVSIVGTNPIAPVNDLHTGGASITGTPTENQVLTAVSTLADVDGLGTLHYDWQRDTGSGFVSIGAADQATYTLGDADVGATVQVVISYTDGQGFSEAETSTATAAIANVNDLPTGVVTITGTKAENQVLTANTSALADADGLGTLHYDWQRDTGSGFVSIGAADQATYTLGDADVGATIQVVISYTDGHATSETVTSSATTAISAVNDVHTGGASITGTATEDQVLTAVSTLADVDGLGTLHYDWQRDTGSGFVSIGAADQATYTLGDADVGATIQVVISYTDGQGFSETATSAATATIANVNDLPTGGVSVTGTAAENLTLTADTSTLVDLDGLGTLHYQWQRDSGSGFVNVGADQATYALTATDVGAVVRVVTSYTDDHGTAESATSAATATVAHINLAPTGVNDANAVTQRLSVSGSVRTNDSDADDTLTTLTVTNVAFNTTHVDQAVVAGGTVVNGANGKLTIRPDGTYTYVADHEGLVVGQVVTDKFDYTIKDPGGAAGTAQLTITITGSATGDANANTLISDGTGHTLTGKGGADTLTGAGGADVFAYEAVSDSTIANFDTITDFTHGVDTLRLTPLMTGSTKLTLTTDGTNKILSIDQNGDGTADGQIKSLGQGLQVKDIVTGVAHFGFTINGSAGADSLHGGNGGDILTGGAGADTFYYDDGDSPILHWDVITDFQTGQDKLNISAADDGIVILARFGLSTFIYFGGLGNSSVVQVFGDIKLSDLITSNGVSFSMYGDDSASSGGGDNNAALAGGSGDDVLVGRTTDSTLFGGDGADIMYGGDAHDTFQYTSVTNSNFSAYDSVIDFTPDEDKIDISAIDGGKITIARFAGTTFIYSAPDAGGNFQSVITVQGTSLKASDVIGSGGATQAFTMVGDSTSHNIADTLIAGAGNDILYGLDGNDTLTGGGGADFMIGGAGADTFVYTAATDSRPVATDLIFDFSHADGDRLDLSGIDANSGTGANDAFSVVTSFSQTAGQLIIAAPDSSGYYHVSGDLNGDGIADFVIALNVTGTLTSADILL, via the coding sequence ATGCCCTTCTCCGGCCAACTGTGGTACATCACCGAAGGCGGCGACGCCGACACCCGCCTCGCCCGCATCAATGACGACAACACCGGCGGCACGGTCGTCGTCGACAACGGCGTCGCCGGCACGGGCGACGACAAGTTCGCCAGCTCGTTCACCGCCGATATCGGCGTGGACACGGCGGCGGGCTTCTATTTCGCGATCAACAACAACACCATCAACGACCACGCCGTTCTGCTGCGCGGCAGCATCGGCAGCTCGGCGGCCCCGACCGCGGTGGTCACCTTCTCGACCTCGCTCATCGTCAACACGATCGAGGTCGACGCCTTCACGCACAGGATCTACGTCGGGGTGCAGGATGGCGCGGGAACGAACGGCGCCATCACCGGCATCAAGGTCTACAGCTACGACACGGCGGGCACGCTCACCGACCTGGGTTTCCTGACCACCGCCGATTCCGACAACCGCGCCAACGTGAACGGCACGCTCCATCTGCTCGATCCGCAGGATTTCGCGCTCGACCGCTCGGTCGTCGCCGGCGGTCGCCTGTTCTACAGCGAGCGTCTGGGCAGCTCTTCCAATGCGCTGTATCGCCTTGACCTGACCTCGCCGGACACGGCGACCAACATGATCGCCGCCAGCGTCTTTCCGACGGACGGCAGCAACGGCCGGATCATCGACGTCGAGGTCGATGAGAGCAATCACAAGGTCTATTTCACGACCCGGTCGAACGCGGCCTCGCCCAGCGGCAGCTATGACGCCAACGACAACGCGGTCTGGTGGATCGACGCCAGCGCGACCGACGGAACCCCGACCAAGGTGACGTTCAGCGGCATGCCGGCCAACGTCTTCTTCGGCGGCGACATGACGTTCGACCAGTCGACGCGCCAGCTCTATGTCGAAAGCGAAGAGACCACCGGTTCCGACACCGACGACGTGATCTACGTCCTCCAGCTGAACGCCGCCGGCACGACCGCCACCTATATCCGCTCGATCTTTCCCTCGCCCGCCTTCACGGCGTCCGGCGCCAACATCGAAGGCCTGACCTTCACCGACCTGCCGGTCCTGACCGTCAGCGGCAACAGCACGGGCGCGACAGAGCAGGGCGCCACGCTCACCGCGCTGACCGGCGCGCCGACGATCACCGACACCGACAGCGGCTACCTGGTCAGCGCCACGGTGCAGATCACGGGCGGTACGTTCTCGTCGAACGAGAACAGCACCGCCGACGACCATCTGGGCTACAGCGGCAGCAAGCAGATCACCGGTACGATCGCCGGCACCAGCATCACGATCAGCTGGAACGCGGCGACCGAGACCCTGACGCTGACCGGTTACGACACCATCGCCAACTACCAGACCGCCATGGCGGGGCTGGTCTATTGGGCCACGGGCGACAACCCGACGAACTACGGTTCCAACACCAGCCGCACCGTCACCTGGACGGTCAGCGACGGCTCGCCGGGCGTGCTGGCCGGTTCGGTCAACACGACCACCAGCACGATCAACATAGCGGCGGTCAACGACGCGCCGGTCAACGGCACGGTGTCCGGCGCCACGGGCAACGAAAACGCCGATATCGCCGTCACGGGCCTGCAGATCAGCGACGCCGACGCCAATCCGGCCTCGGCCACGATGACGGTCACCCTGAGCGTGACCAAGGGCGTGCTGACCCTGCGGACCGATGTCGGCAGCGGCCTGACCGCGGGCGCCGTCAGCGGCAACGGCACGGGCACGGTGACCCTCACCGGCACGATCAACGCGATCAACGCCACCCTGGCGGCCAGCAACGGCCTGCTGTTCCACGGCAACACCAATGTCAGCGGGACCGACACCCTGACGGTGGTCACCAGCGACGGCGGCTCCACCGGTTCGGGCGGCACGCTGAGCGACACCGACAACTACACCATCACCATCATCGGCGTGAACGACGCGCCGACCGTGAGCGGCGACGGGACCGAGAGCGTCACCGCGAGCAACGAGGACATCAGCCCCACCACCCTGGCCAACACGGTCTCGGCCGTGTTCGGCGGCCAGTACGCCGACGGCGACGGCGACGCCTTCGCCGGCGTGGCCGTGATCGCCAACGGTTCGACCGCCGGCACGGGCCAGTGGCAGTACTGGAACGGCTCGACCTGGGTGAACATCGGCGCGACCTCGACGGCGGCGGCGGTCGAGCTGGCCGCCTCCACGGCGATCCGCTTCGCCCCGGCGACCGACTTCAACGGCCCGGCCCCGACCCTGACGGTGCGGCTGGTCGACGCCTCCAGCGGCGCGATCACCACCGGCGCGGTCGTCAACACCACCACCAACGGCGGCTCGACCGCCTTCAGCACCGGCACGGTGGTGCTGAGCCACGCGGTCACGGCCGTCAACGACGCGCCGACGGTCATCAACGGCTCGACCGTCAGCCTGACTTCGGTCGCCGAGGATTCCGCCCCCGGGGCCGGCCAGACCGTCTCCTCGCTGTTCGCCAGCCACTTCTCCGACGCCAAGGACACGGTCTCGGGCGGCTCGTCGGCCAACGCCTTCACCGGCATCGCGGTGACGGGCGACGCGGCGACCGCGGCGCAGGGCGTCTATCAATACTTCGAGGGCGGGACCTGGCACGACCTGCCGGCGGTCTCGACCTCCAGCGCCTTCATCCTGGACGCCAGCACCCTGGTGCGGTTCGTGCCGGCGGCCGACTACAACGGCACGGCGCCGTCCCTGACCGTCTCGCTGATCGACGACGCGGCGGGCGCGGTGACCACCGGCGCCACGGCGGACCTGACCACCACCGGCGGCACGACGCCGTACAGCGCGTCCATGACGCTGAACGTCGTCGTCACTGCGACCAACGACGCGCCGGTCGCCAGCGGTTCAGCCACCCTGACGGCGGTCGCCGAAGACGCCGCCAACCCGGCGGGCGCGACCGTCTCCAGCCTGTTCGCCTCGCACTTCAGCGACATCGACGGCGACAGCCTGGGCGGAGTGGCGATCACCGGCAACGCGGCGACGAGCCAGGGAACGTGGCAGTACTCGACCGACAGCGGTTCCAACTGGAGCGCGGTCGGTTCGCCGGCCTTGAGCGCGGCCCTCGTGCTGCCCGCCAACGCCTTGATCCGGTTCCTGCCGGCGGCGAACTACAACGGGGCGGTTCCGGCCCTGACGGCCCACCTGATCGACAATTCGAGCGCGGTCAGCTTCAGCGCGTCGACCGACATCAGCGCGAATGGCGGCGCGACCCACTACAGCGGCGGCGCGGTCGACCTCACCACCAGCATCACGGCGGTGAACGACGCGCCCGTGGTTCCGGCCACCGCCACGACGGTGAACGGGGTCGAGCAGGCCTTCTCGGCCCTGCTGGGCGGTCTCACGGTTTCGGACCTCGAGCTCGACGCCCGCAACGGCGGCCTGGGCGACTACGCCGGCGCCACCTTCACGGTCCAGCGCGCCTCGCCCAACGCCAGCGATCTGTTCGGCGTTCTCGCCAGCGGGCTGTTCACCGTCGACGCCGGCACCGGCGATTTCCAGGCCGGGGGCCTGACCTTCGCCACCAGCAACCAAACCGGCAACGTGCTGACGATCACCTTCAACAGCTCGGGCACGGCGGCGACGACGGCGTTGGTCAACGACCTCATCCGACACATCGCCTATGAAAATACCAGCGACGCGCCCCCCGCGTCGGTGACGCTGAACTACAGCCTGAACGACGGCGGCGGCCAGGGAACCGGCGGCGCGCTTTCGGATAGCGGCTCGGTCATCTTCAACATCGCGGGCTCCAACGACGCTCCCACGGGCGGCGCCAGCATCACCGGCACGGCGGCCGAGGACCAGGTGCTGACGGCGGTCTCGACCCTGGCCGATCCGGACGGCCTGGGCACGCTGCACTACCAGTGGCAGCGCGACGTCGGCGGCGGTTATGTCAATGTCGGAGCCGACCAGTCGACCTACACCTTGGGCGACGGCGACATCGGCGGCCTGATCCAGGTGAAGATCTACTATACGGACGCCGGCGGGACGTATGAGGAGGCGATCAGCACTCCGACGGTCGCGATCGTCGCCAGCAACGACACCCCGACCGGCGTCGTGTCGGTCACCGGCACGGCGGCCGAGGACCAGGTCCTGACGGCCGACACCTCGACCTTGGCCGACTCCGACGGCCTGGGCACGTTGCATTACGACTGGCAGCGCGACACCGGCAGCGGCTTCGTCAGCATCGGCGCGGCCGATCAGGCCACCTATACCCTGGACGACGCCGACGTCGGCGCCACGATCCAGGTGGTGGTCCGCTATACCGACGGCCAGGGCTTCTCCAACACCGTCACCAGCGGCCCCAGCGCGGCGATCGCCGGGGTCGACGACCCGCACACCGGCGGAGCGTCCATCACTGGCACGGCGACCGAGGACCAGGTCCTGACCGCGGTCTCGACCCTGGCCGACGTCGATGGCCTGGGCACGCTGCACTACGACTGGCAGCGCGACACCGGCAGCGGCTTCGTCAGCACCGGGGCGGCCGACCAGGCGACCTACACCCTGGGCGACGCCGACGTCGGCGCCACGATCCAGGTGGTGATCAGCTACACCGACGGCCAGGGCTTCTCCGAAACGGCGACCAGCGCCGCGACGGCGACGATCACCAACGTCAACGACCTTCCGACCGGTGGGATTTCGATCACCGGCACGACGACCGAAGACCAGGTCCTGACGGCCAACACCTCCAACCTGGTCGATCCCGACGGGCTGGGCACGTTCCACTATCAATGGACGCGTGGTGTCGGGACGGACACGGTCCTCGTCGGATCCGACCAGCCGACCTACACCCTGACCGACGCCGACGTCGGCGAGCTGATCGGCGTGATCGTCACCTATACCGATCAGCGGGGCGCGGCCGAGCAGGTCAGCATCGTTGGCACCAACCCCATTGCTCCGGTCAATGACCTGCACACCGGCGGGGCGTCGATCACCGGCACGCCGACCGAGAACCAGGTCCTGACCGCCGTGTCGACCCTGGCCGACGTCGATGGCCTGGGCACGTTGCACTACGACTGGCAGCGTGACACCGGTTCGGGTTTCGTCAGTATCGGCGCGGCCGACCAGGCGACCTACACCCTGGGCGACGCCGACGTCGGCGCCACGGTCCAGGTGGTGATCAGCTACACCGACGGCCAGGGTTTCTCCGAAGCGGAGACCAGCACCGCGACGGCGGCCATCGCCAACGTCAACGATCTCCCGACCGGCGTGGTGACGATCACCGGGACCAAGGCCGAGAACCAGGTTCTGACCGCCAATACTTCGGCTCTCGCCGACGCCGACGGCTTGGGGACGCTGCACTACGATTGGCAGCGCGACACCGGTTCGGGCTTCGTCAGCATCGGCGCGGCCGATCAGGCGACCTACACCCTGGGCGACGCCGACGTCGGCGCCACGATCCAGGTGGTGATCAGCTACACCGACGGACACGCCACGAGCGAGACCGTGACCTCCTCGGCCACGACGGCCATCAGCGCGGTCAATGACGTGCACACCGGCGGAGCGTCGATCACCGGCACGGCGACCGAGGACCAGGTCCTGACCGCCGTGTCGACCCTGGCCGACGTCGATGGCCTGGGCACGCTGCACTACGACTGGCAGCGCGACACAGGTTCGGGTTTTGTCAGCATCGGCGCGGCCGACCAGGCGACCTACACCCTGGGCGACGCCGACGTCGGCGCCACGATCCAGGTGGTGATCAGCTATACCGACGGCCAGGGCTTCTCCGAAACGGCGACCAGCGCCGCGACGGCGACGATCGCCAACGTCAACGACCTTCCAACCGGTGGTGTGTCGGTCACCGGCACGGCGGCCGAGAACCTGACCCTGACGGCCGACACCTCGACCCTGGTCGATCTCGATGGGCTGGGCACGCTGCACTATCAATGGCAGCGCGACAGCGGCAGTGGCTTCGTCAATGTCGGAGCCGACCAGGCGACCTATGCGCTGACCGCGACCGATGTTGGCGCCGTCGTCCGCGTGGTGACCAGCTATACCGACGATCACGGCACGGCCGAGTCGGCGACCAGCGCGGCCACCGCCACCGTCGCCCACATCAATCTCGCGCCCACCGGCGTCAACGACGCCAATGCGGTGACGCAGCGCCTGTCGGTCAGCGGTTCAGTCCGCACCAACGACAGCGACGCCGACGACACGCTCACAACGTTGACGGTGACCAATGTCGCCTTCAACACCACCCATGTGGACCAGGCCGTCGTGGCCGGGGGCACGGTGGTGAACGGCGCAAACGGCAAGCTGACGATCCGGCCGGACGGGACCTACACCTACGTGGCCGATCACGAGGGTCTGGTCGTTGGCCAGGTCGTGACCGACAAGTTCGACTATACGATCAAGGATCCCGGCGGCGCCGCGGGGACGGCCCAGCTGACGATCACCATCACGGGATCCGCCACGGGCGACGCCAACGCCAACACCTTGATCAGCGACGGCACGGGCCACACCCTGACCGGCAAGGGCGGCGCCGACACCCTGACGGGCGCCGGCGGGGCCGACGTCTTCGCCTATGAGGCGGTCAGCGACAGCACGATCGCCAATTTCGACACGATCACCGACTTCACCCACGGCGTGGACACGCTGCGGCTGACGCCGCTGATGACCGGGTCGACCAAGCTGACCCTGACCACGGACGGGACCAACAAGATCCTGTCCATCGACCAGAACGGCGATGGCACGGCCGACGGTCAGATCAAGTCGCTGGGCCAAGGCCTGCAGGTGAAGGATATCGTCACCGGCGTGGCGCATTTCGGCTTCACGATCAACGGTTCGGCCGGCGCCGACAGCCTCCACGGCGGCAACGGCGGCGACATTCTCACCGGCGGGGCCGGGGCCGACACCTTCTATTACGACGACGGCGACTCGCCGATCCTGCACTGGGACGTGATCACCGACTTCCAGACCGGCCAGGACAAGCTGAACATCTCGGCGGCCGACGACGGCATCGTCATTCTCGCGCGCTTCGGCCTGAGCACCTTCATCTATTTCGGCGGCCTGGGTAATTCCAGCGTCGTGCAGGTCTTCGGCGACATCAAGCTGTCGGACCTGATCACCAGCAACGGCGTCAGCTTCTCGATGTACGGCGACGATAGCGCCAGCAGCGGCGGCGGCGACAACAACGCCGCCCTGGCCGGCGGGAGTGGGGACGACGTTCTGGTGGGGCGCACGACCGACTCCACCCTGTTCGGCGGCGACGGGGCCGACATCATGTACGGCGGCGACGCCCACGACACCTTCCAGTACACCTCGGTCACCAACTCGAACTTCAGCGCTTACGACAGCGTCATCGACTTCACCCCCGATGAGGACAAGATCGACATCTCGGCGATCGACGGCGGCAAGATCACCATCGCGCGCTTCGCCGGGACGACCTTCATCTATTCGGCCCCCGACGCCGGCGGAAACTTCCAGTCGGTGATCACGGTCCAGGGGACGTCGCTGAAGGCCTCCGACGTGATCGGCAGCGGCGGGGCCACCCAGGCCTTCACGATGGTCGGCGACAGCACCAGCCACAACATCGCCGACACCCTGATCGCCGGGGCCGGCAACGACATCCTCTACGGCCTGGACGGGAACGACACCCTGACCGGCGGCGGCGGGGCCGACTTCATGATCGGCGGCGCCGGGGCGGACACCTTCGTCTATACCGCCGCGACCGACAGCAGGCCGGTGGCCACGGATCTGATCTTCGATTTCAGCCACGCCGACGGCGACAGGCTGGACCTGAGCGGCATCGACGCCAATTCGGGCACGGGGGCCAACGACGCCTTCTCGGTGGTGACCAGCTTCTCGCAGACAGCGGGCCAGCTGATCATCGCCGCGCCGGACAGCTCGGGCTATTACCATGTCTCGGGCGACTTGAACGGCGACGGGATCGCGGACTTCGTGATCGCCCTGAACGTCACCGGCACGCTCACCTCGGCGGACATCCTGCTGTAG
- a CDS encoding ferritin-like domain-containing protein, translating into MTRTLSASAQAPRDPALKTIDKMALRAIAQAAVDVELFTIPLYMTSLYSIQGMHAITGQGNDFYQGRLWPGAKTSANPITANEHAFNLVFSVFIQEMLHLQMAANMATVLGVSPRFTDTALQDDRHGWTCYGPTNSVIPNIIDLKDTIHHEDVPVNVGPLSDVLLRLFIAIEQPEIDARANIKPGKEKAYFPKAPFADWKPGQPLPRFGTIGWMYQCYYDYLSLAYSDGSTLWDALFTPTAVQNDLFNSFSSPGHPMREFMGFETTIATTDKAIAFEQMVSMMDAITDQGEGSEIQRRPQLLQAVKPKYQPSDTALRADYPSYDDTGRQIPSADAVARSDNDPMDHYERFKKVLDLLPQIVTWPMWLKANGPWTAKELQGPDYDPSNPLKLPTPDELAAALNALNEPTAQANSHTLLSQAVIGAIAGVTTVLNDYWNPPATGPVLFPFPSMAGSGDRMSIAWAVLGLTPDLSIGLDPATPGKLYHSCQALDLDGTGDNGCAAVEIFHTCRGSNNCHAQGGCGFVQPVGGGGNCGSAVVVRGGAGVGVGGGCGLPPQKLYSAPSDNKCGGFGGCAVPISASQVFPATGQMQLYDFVEGSEGKDGWQSVPFGDPMLYQRGEKVHDVAYRAYQAVMTHRGKTVPADPPAADNLRLVFPPST; encoded by the coding sequence GTGACCCGCACCCTCAGCGCCAGCGCTCAGGCGCCGCGCGATCCAGCGCTCAAGACGATCGACAAGATGGCGCTGCGGGCGATCGCCCAGGCCGCGGTCGACGTCGAGCTGTTCACGATCCCGCTCTACATGACCAGCCTCTATTCGATCCAGGGCATGCACGCGATCACGGGGCAGGGGAACGACTTCTACCAAGGTCGCCTGTGGCCCGGAGCCAAGACCTCGGCCAACCCCATCACCGCCAACGAGCACGCCTTTAACCTGGTGTTCTCGGTGTTCATCCAGGAGATGCTGCACCTGCAGATGGCCGCCAACATGGCCACGGTGCTGGGCGTCAGTCCCCGCTTCACCGACACCGCCCTGCAGGACGACCGCCACGGCTGGACCTGCTACGGGCCGACCAACAGCGTCATCCCCAACATCATCGACCTGAAGGACACGATCCACCACGAGGACGTGCCGGTGAACGTGGGGCCGCTGTCGGACGTGCTGTTGCGGCTGTTCATCGCCATTGAGCAGCCCGAGATCGACGCCCGGGCCAACATCAAGCCCGGCAAGGAAAAGGCCTATTTCCCCAAGGCGCCGTTCGCCGACTGGAAGCCCGGCCAGCCCCTGCCGAGGTTCGGCACCATCGGCTGGATGTACCAGTGCTACTATGACTATCTGAGCCTGGCCTACAGCGACGGCTCCACCCTGTGGGACGCGCTGTTCACGCCCACGGCCGTGCAGAACGACCTGTTCAACAGCTTCTCCTCGCCCGGCCATCCGATGCGCGAGTTCATGGGCTTCGAGACCACGATCGCCACCACCGACAAGGCCATCGCCTTCGAGCAGATGGTCTCGATGATGGACGCCATCACCGACCAGGGCGAGGGCAGCGAGATCCAGCGCCGACCCCAACTGCTGCAGGCGGTCAAGCCCAAGTATCAGCCGTCGGACACCGCTCTGCGCGCCGACTATCCCAGCTATGACGACACCGGGCGGCAGATCCCGTCGGCCGACGCCGTGGCGCGGTCCGACAACGACCCGATGGACCACTACGAGCGGTTCAAGAAGGTGCTGGACCTGCTGCCCCAGATCGTCACCTGGCCGATGTGGCTGAAGGCGAACGGCCCCTGGACGGCCAAGGAGCTGCAGGGGCCGGACTATGATCCGTCCAACCCTCTCAAGCTGCCGACCCCCGACGAACTGGCGGCGGCGCTGAACGCCCTGAACGAACCGACCGCCCAGGCCAACAGTCATACCCTGCTCAGCCAGGCGGTGATCGGCGCGATCGCCGGGGTGACGACGGTGCTCAACGACTACTGGAACCCGCCGGCCACCGGGCCGGTGCTTTTCCCGTTCCCGTCGATGGCGGGATCGGGCGACCGGATGTCGATCGCCTGGGCGGTTCTGGGCCTGACGCCCGACCTGTCGATCGGCCTGGATCCGGCCACGCCGGGCAAGCTCTATCATTCGTGCCAGGCGTTGGACCTCGACGGGACCGGCGACAACGGCTGCGCCGCCGTCGAGATCTTCCACACCTGCCGCGGCTCCAACAACTGCCACGCCCAGGGCGGCTGCGGTTTCGTCCAGCCGGTGGGCGGCGGCGGCAACTGCGGTTCGGCGGTGGTGGTGCGCGGCGGCGCGGGTGTCGGGGTCGGCGGCGGCTGCGGCCTGCCGCCCCAGAAGCTGTACTCGGCGCCCAGCGACAACAAGTGCGGTGGGTTCGGCGGCTGCGCCGTGCCGATCTCGGCCTCGCAGGTGTTCCCGGCCACGGGCCAGATGCAGCTGTACGACTTCGTTGAAGGTAGCGAAGGCAAGGATGGCTGGCAGTCTGTGCCCTTCGGCGACCCCATGCTGTATCAGCGCGGCGAGAAGGTGCACGACGTGGCCTATCGCGCCTATCAGGCGGTGATGACGCATCGGGGCAAGACGGTTCCGGCCGATCCTCCGGCGGCGGACAATCTGCGCCTCGTCTTCCCGCCATCGACGTGA